Proteins from a single region of Amycolatopsis sp. CA-230715:
- a CDS encoding ABC transporter ATP-binding protein yields the protein MHPVLSGRGLVKRYDTQHALAGIDIDVAAGDAIAIVGPSGSGKTSLLHVLAGILRADAGEIHLGGQRIDQLGEKKRSELRRTEFGFVFQSGMLVAELTAEENVALPLLLGGGGRKDALSASREWLARLGLRGKEGRRPGELSGGEAQRVAIARALTHRPKVIFADEPTGALDTRTGKDTMDALLVAANDSGAAVIVVTHDRELAESMPRTVAIRDGRIAQAVTAA from the coding sequence ATGCACCCGGTGCTTTCCGGGCGCGGACTGGTGAAGCGGTACGACACCCAGCACGCGCTCGCCGGTATCGACATCGACGTGGCCGCCGGTGACGCCATCGCGATCGTGGGCCCGTCCGGTTCCGGGAAGACGTCCCTGCTGCACGTGCTCGCCGGGATCCTGCGCGCCGACGCCGGGGAGATCCACCTCGGCGGGCAGCGCATCGACCAGCTCGGCGAGAAGAAGCGCAGCGAACTGCGCCGCACCGAGTTCGGGTTCGTCTTCCAGTCCGGGATGCTCGTCGCCGAGCTGACCGCGGAGGAGAACGTGGCGCTGCCGCTGCTGCTCGGGGGCGGAGGGCGCAAGGACGCCCTTTCCGCGTCGCGCGAGTGGCTCGCCAGGCTCGGCCTGCGCGGCAAGGAAGGCAGGCGGCCGGGCGAGCTGTCCGGCGGCGAGGCGCAGCGCGTCGCGATCGCCCGCGCGCTCACCCACCGGCCGAAGGTGATCTTCGCCGACGAGCCCACCGGCGCGCTCGACACCAGGACCGGCAAGGACACCATGGACGCGCTGCTCGTCGCCGCGAACGACAGCGGCGCCGCGGTGATCGTGGTGACCCACGACCGCGAACTCGCCGAGTCCATGCCGAGGACGGTGGCGATCCGCGACGGCCGCATCGCCCAGGCGGTGACCGCGGCATGA
- the trmB gene encoding tRNA (guanosine(46)-N7)-methyltransferase TrmB has translation MRSVVSYVQRGGRMTVGQQRAWDEHWPALGKKVAELPEGPIDFAAWFGREAPVLLEIGSGMGETTSRLAADAPELNYVAVEVYEPGLGQLMLRAEKLGVTNLRMLNGDAVVLLTNHIAPGSLDGARIFFPDPWPKKKHHKRRLVQPAFIALLASRLTPGATLHLATDWAEYADQMLEVCTAEPTLENRYETWAPRPEWRPVTKFENRAEVEGRVSRDLIFERV, from the coding sequence ATGCGCAGCGTGGTCAGTTACGTGCAACGCGGCGGCCGGATGACCGTCGGGCAGCAGCGCGCGTGGGACGAGCACTGGCCAGCGCTGGGCAAGAAGGTCGCCGAACTGCCCGAGGGGCCGATCGACTTCGCCGCCTGGTTCGGCCGCGAAGCGCCGGTGCTGCTGGAAATCGGCTCCGGGATGGGCGAAACCACGTCGCGGCTCGCCGCCGACGCGCCGGAGCTGAACTACGTCGCGGTCGAGGTCTACGAACCGGGGCTCGGGCAGCTGATGCTGCGGGCCGAAAAGCTCGGGGTGACGAACCTCCGCATGCTCAACGGGGACGCGGTCGTCCTGCTCACCAATCACATCGCGCCCGGTTCGCTCGACGGCGCGCGGATCTTCTTCCCCGATCCGTGGCCGAAGAAGAAGCACCACAAGCGGCGGCTCGTGCAGCCCGCGTTCATCGCGCTGCTCGCGTCGCGGCTGACGCCGGGCGCCACGCTGCACCTGGCTACGGACTGGGCCGAGTACGCGGACCAGATGCTCGAGGTGTGCACCGCGGAACCCACCCTCGAAAACCGGTACGAGACCTGGGCGCCGCGGCCCGAATGGCGCCCGGTGACGAAGTTCGAAAACCGCGCCGAGGTGGAAGGCCGCGTCAGCAGGGACCTGATCTTCGAGCGAGTGTGA
- a CDS encoding TetR/AcrR family transcriptional regulator — MARPRAITDQRLLDAAVAVTGRIGPGFTLAQVAAEAGVAVGTVSNRFGSKLGLLKALSRGTTERVVAMMRDKAERAADPVTGLRAAAVCVFSWLGDAEEAANHLGQLGVDIGEPELRELLGEHFSAVEGELLRQLRTAELPGAPSPERAARVLVAVVNGISFDWSIRPSGALTDRLTEDIDAVLDGWRRERSGR; from the coding sequence GTGGCGAGACCGAGGGCGATCACCGATCAGCGGTTGCTCGACGCCGCGGTCGCGGTCACCGGCCGGATCGGTCCGGGGTTCACGCTCGCGCAGGTGGCCGCGGAGGCCGGGGTCGCGGTTGGCACCGTGTCGAACCGGTTCGGGTCGAAGCTGGGCCTGCTGAAGGCGTTGAGCCGCGGCACCACCGAACGCGTGGTCGCGATGATGCGGGACAAAGCGGAGCGGGCGGCGGATCCGGTGACGGGGCTGCGCGCGGCCGCGGTGTGCGTGTTCTCGTGGCTCGGCGACGCGGAAGAGGCCGCGAACCACCTCGGCCAGCTCGGCGTCGACATCGGGGAGCCGGAGCTGCGGGAACTGCTCGGCGAGCACTTCTCCGCGGTCGAGGGCGAGCTGCTGCGGCAACTGCGCACGGCCGAGCTGCCCGGCGCGCCGTCGCCGGAACGCGCGGCGCGGGTGCTGGTCGCGGTGGTCAACGGGATCTCGTTCGACTGGTCCATCCGGCCGTCGGGCGCGCTGACCGATCGGCTGACCGAAGACATCGACGCGGTGCTGGATGGCTGGCGCCGCGAAAGGAGTGGGAGATGA
- a CDS encoding response regulator, with translation MTIRVLIADDQEMVRMGFRMILAAQDDIEVVADVADGITAVSKARELRPDVCLLDIRMPGLDGLEVARQLAGPDVADPLKVVVVTTFDLDEYVHTALRNGASGFLLKDAGPALLIEAVRAAVRGDALVSPQITVRLLKHFEGKPARKAVDQPADPLTARELDVVKAAARGLTNTEIGDELYLSLSTVKTHLASVQGKIGARNRVETAAWAWRSGLMDDTPAP, from the coding sequence ATGACGATCCGGGTGCTGATCGCGGACGACCAGGAAATGGTGCGGATGGGGTTCCGCATGATCCTGGCCGCGCAGGACGACATCGAGGTGGTCGCCGATGTCGCGGACGGGATCACCGCGGTGAGCAAGGCGCGCGAGCTGCGGCCGGACGTATGCCTGCTCGACATCCGCATGCCCGGTCTCGACGGGCTCGAAGTGGCCAGGCAGCTCGCGGGCCCCGACGTCGCCGATCCGCTGAAGGTCGTCGTGGTGACCACGTTCGACCTCGACGAGTACGTGCACACCGCGCTGCGCAACGGGGCGAGCGGGTTCCTGCTGAAGGACGCGGGGCCCGCGCTGCTGATCGAAGCCGTCCGCGCCGCCGTGCGCGGTGACGCGCTCGTTTCGCCGCAGATCACCGTGCGCCTGCTCAAGCACTTCGAGGGCAAACCGGCCCGCAAGGCCGTGGACCAGCCCGCCGATCCGCTGACCGCGCGCGAGCTGGACGTCGTCAAGGCGGCGGCGCGCGGGCTGACGAACACCGAGATCGGGGACGAGCTCTACCTGTCGCTGTCCACGGTGAAGACGCACCTCGCTTCGGTGCAGGGCAAGATCGGCGCCCGCAACCGGGTGGAAACCGCCGCCTGGGCTTGGCGGTCTGGACTCATGGACGACACACCCGCTCCATAG
- a CDS encoding FtsX-like permease family protein has protein sequence MTAFKIAWRVLRVDRRTRTSAILTAAGVAIATGLVLLLVALPFATQVRAQRAEWQQVAPTSSAQPSMLMDQSSDYSNGQKIVRVDVAALGDPGSVKLPPGVPRLPGPGEVIVSPELGKKLQALPPSQLGDRFGKPVDALGDDALMFPEQLVALVGHTPEQMSANANPVPGFSDRHAQPDALLQLLAGVGVVVLLVPSLVLVASSARLTAARRERRLAALRLAGGTPGQVAGMVAAETALSSAAGALAGLAVSPALHGLATFVPWDGGTWQATDFTLPPVLTAVIVVAIPALVVLAGVLGLRRVLRTPLGAVSSHTPKKPHWWRLLALPVAGAFFAFAISKAGPSSGPMMVLFGLALVVGSAAVIGPWVTAAVGGTFVRSWRRPAGLLAGRRLRDDPKGAYRASAGVVLAVFAGSMALTLMPSLESLAGGGRSFQDSVLYVETDAEHAAQIAEQANTGLARYGQGARAVGVPSVTLNTPNGGAESALVLSCTDAQSLTRFKLGACDRGPTVYSGYSVDAGALRIANASNEKGLPLTAGTHAAVLPNQDKNLTGSAVVDPSAVPAGFQPERVTVAVPTTPENREVVRTALSGAAAGAQVQSRELKLDGQQNQLGDLRRVTVIGLIAAGLLAGASAAVATAGSVMDRRRTFGALMAAGTPVKVLSRALRMEAALPAMVATVGAGVVGVLVGLGLFSMVDDRSIVLSPWLAAPIVLGIGVAVLAASVCTPALKRVQAEPLADE, from the coding sequence ATGACCGCGTTCAAGATCGCGTGGCGGGTGCTGCGGGTGGACCGGCGCACTCGCACCTCGGCGATCCTCACCGCGGCCGGTGTCGCCATCGCGACCGGGCTCGTGCTGCTGCTGGTGGCCCTGCCGTTCGCCACCCAGGTCAGGGCGCAGCGCGCGGAATGGCAGCAGGTCGCCCCCACCAGCTCGGCGCAGCCGTCGATGCTGATGGACCAGAGCTCGGACTATTCGAACGGGCAGAAGATCGTCCGCGTCGACGTCGCCGCGCTCGGCGACCCCGGGTCCGTCAAGCTGCCGCCGGGGGTGCCGCGGCTGCCCGGCCCCGGCGAGGTGATCGTCTCCCCGGAACTGGGCAAGAAGCTCCAGGCGCTGCCCCCGTCGCAGCTCGGCGACCGGTTCGGCAAACCGGTCGACGCGCTCGGCGACGATGCGCTGATGTTCCCGGAACAGCTCGTCGCGCTCGTCGGGCACACCCCGGAACAGATGTCCGCCAACGCGAACCCGGTACCGGGCTTCAGCGACCGGCACGCCCAGCCGGACGCCCTGCTGCAACTGCTCGCCGGTGTCGGCGTGGTCGTGCTGCTGGTGCCGAGCCTGGTGCTGGTCGCCTCGTCGGCGAGGCTGACCGCCGCCCGCCGCGAACGACGGCTCGCCGCGCTCCGGCTCGCGGGCGGCACCCCCGGCCAGGTGGCCGGGATGGTCGCCGCGGAAACCGCGCTGAGTTCGGCGGCCGGGGCGCTGGCCGGGCTCGCGGTCAGCCCGGCGCTGCACGGGCTCGCCACGTTCGTGCCGTGGGACGGGGGTACCTGGCAGGCGACCGACTTCACCCTGCCGCCGGTGCTGACCGCGGTGATCGTGGTGGCGATCCCGGCGCTCGTGGTGCTGGCCGGGGTGCTCGGCCTTCGCCGCGTGCTGCGGACGCCGCTCGGGGCGGTTTCCTCGCACACGCCGAAGAAACCGCACTGGTGGCGGCTGCTGGCGCTGCCGGTGGCTGGCGCGTTCTTCGCCTTCGCGATCTCCAAGGCCGGTCCGAGTTCGGGGCCGATGATGGTGCTGTTCGGGCTCGCGTTGGTGGTCGGCTCGGCCGCGGTGATCGGGCCGTGGGTGACCGCGGCGGTGGGCGGCACGTTCGTCCGCTCGTGGCGGCGGCCCGCGGGCCTGCTCGCCGGGCGACGCCTCCGTGACGACCCGAAGGGCGCGTACCGGGCCTCCGCGGGGGTGGTGCTGGCGGTGTTCGCCGGGTCGATGGCGCTGACGCTCATGCCGAGCCTCGAATCCCTCGCGGGCGGCGGCCGCTCGTTCCAGGATTCCGTGCTCTACGTCGAAACCGACGCCGAGCACGCGGCGCAGATCGCGGAACAGGCGAACACCGGGCTCGCCCGCTACGGCCAGGGGGCGCGTGCGGTCGGGGTTCCCAGCGTCACGCTCAACACCCCGAACGGCGGAGCGGAGTCCGCGCTCGTGCTCTCCTGCACGGACGCGCAGTCGCTCACGCGGTTCAAGCTCGGCGCCTGCGACCGCGGCCCCACTGTCTACAGTGGATACTCCGTCGACGCGGGCGCGCTGCGGATCGCGAACGCCAGCAACGAAAAGGGGCTGCCGCTGACCGCGGGGACCCACGCCGCGGTGCTGCCGAACCAGGACAAGAACCTGACCGGATCGGCCGTGGTGGACCCGAGCGCGGTGCCGGCCGGGTTCCAGCCGGAGCGCGTGACGGTCGCGGTGCCCACCACGCCGGAGAACCGCGAGGTGGTGCGGACCGCGCTGAGCGGCGCGGCCGCGGGCGCCCAGGTGCAGAGCAGGGAACTCAAGCTCGACGGCCAGCAGAACCAGCTCGGCGATCTGCGCCGGGTGACCGTGATCGGGCTGATCGCGGCCGGGCTGCTCGCGGGGGCGAGCGCGGCGGTCGCCACGGCCGGGTCGGTGATGGACCGCCGCCGCACGTTCGGGGCGCTGATGGCGGCGGGGACACCGGTCAAGGTGCTGTCACGGGCGCTGCGGATGGAGGCCGCGCTGCCCGCGATGGTCGCCACCGTCGGCGCGGGGGTGGTCGGCGTGCTGGTCGGGCTCGGGCTGTTCAGCATGGTCGACGACCGGTCGATCGTGCTCAGCCCCTGGCTGGCGGCGCCGATCGTGCTCGGGATCGGGGTCGCCGTGCTGGCGGCGTCGGTGTGCACGCCCGCCTTGAAACGGGTGCAGGCGGAGCCGCTCGCCGACGAGTGA
- a CDS encoding SDR family oxidoreductase, whose translation MAGKIAVVTGATRGCGRAIAVELGRAGATVYVTGRTTRTAASPMNRAETIEDTADLVDAAGGTGIAVRCDFTSVSDVDALRAKIEAEAGQIDVLVDDVWGGDPLVDFDSRYWKSDLDSALLLVHNALDTHLIALHRLLPLVVKREGGLVLEVTDGDNDDYVGAGIPYYLAKCGVRAIGRALGAELVEENCTGLAVTPGFLRSEMMLEHFGVTEETWRDAVGTSAPVDFAISETPTYLGRGVAALAADEKVSRFAGKTLASWTLMHEYGFTDVDGSKPDFGRWMAEVRNAGLDPETADTAKFR comes from the coding sequence CTGGCGGGAAAGATCGCGGTCGTCACCGGGGCGACCAGGGGCTGCGGCAGGGCGATCGCGGTGGAACTGGGGCGCGCGGGCGCGACCGTGTACGTCACCGGCCGCACCACGCGGACGGCGGCGTCGCCGATGAACCGCGCCGAAACCATCGAAGACACCGCGGACCTGGTGGACGCGGCGGGCGGCACGGGCATCGCGGTCCGGTGCGACTTCACCTCGGTGTCCGATGTGGACGCTCTGCGCGCGAAGATCGAAGCCGAGGCAGGCCAGATCGACGTCCTCGTCGACGACGTGTGGGGCGGCGATCCGCTCGTCGATTTCGACTCCAGGTACTGGAAGTCGGATTTGGACAGTGCGCTGCTGTTGGTGCACAACGCGCTGGACACCCACCTCATCGCGCTGCACCGCCTGCTCCCGCTCGTCGTGAAGCGGGAGGGCGGTCTCGTGCTCGAAGTGACCGACGGCGACAACGACGACTACGTCGGTGCCGGAATCCCTTACTACTTGGCGAAATGCGGCGTGCGCGCGATCGGCAGGGCGCTCGGCGCCGAGCTGGTCGAGGAGAACTGCACCGGCCTCGCCGTCACCCCGGGGTTCCTCCGCTCCGAGATGATGCTCGAACACTTCGGCGTCACGGAGGAAACCTGGCGCGACGCCGTCGGCACGAGCGCTCCGGTCGACTTCGCGATCTCGGAGACCCCGACCTACCTTGGCCGCGGCGTGGCCGCACTCGCCGCGGACGAGAAGGTGTCGCGTTTCGCGGGCAAAACGCTCGCGTCGTGGACGCTCATGCACGAATACGGCTTCACCGACGTCGACGGCTCGAAGCCCGACTTCGGCCGCTGGATGGCCGAAGTCCGCAACGCGGGATTGGACCCGGAGACGGCAGACACCGCGAAGTTCCGCTAA
- a CDS encoding sensor histidine kinase, translating to MSDAPGPLQQKAIAFFRWLGLPGIALLGAALCDLLIIVPAALDDAGPRGDDLVVLPGVVGMVACALWAKRRPAVAAVVGAAVLVFSSALIRLSPYLPYSTLLRNVTLSETVAGFELVMLAVRRLRPGVAFATTSTLVIGCLIAVIGRRPTSLTASAISTSLVAGLAVLVVAIAVGLQTREGKHAPAKAGLTRELLREHWPIAGALSLVGFLDVSWTMTSGNERAVPLLLFSLAAAAMAIYSHRQPVRAGIGLAAVLLMSAIAAPLLGVKGPLVIGGGMPVTQVFAGLILVVNLIRFEPRRSAWTLIGVLSVVVALAAGINGSVSGRTGARHMFDLSTMRTLFVIALLLLGIAVALGLYLRSRDSERKQVVKAAVTDAQTSERMALARELHDVVAHHVTGIVVQAQAAKMMGEKDPQVAVEAMDRIEHAGTEALVAMRRLVRSMRGDAATGSGTSEVTEQATTDLAADLRKLVGEANHGVPTELDLDLPGTVPQEVARSALRLVQESLTNIGKHAADATEAVVLAHVSGGELHLWIRDDGRARTPGEDRRPAGGSGGYGLIGMRERVELLHGRLDAGPAPNGGWRVEAWLPLEGDE from the coding sequence GTGTCGGACGCGCCAGGACCCCTGCAGCAGAAAGCGATCGCCTTCTTCCGGTGGCTCGGGCTGCCCGGGATCGCCCTGCTCGGTGCGGCACTGTGCGATCTGCTGATCATCGTGCCCGCGGCGCTGGACGACGCCGGGCCGCGGGGCGACGACCTCGTGGTGCTGCCGGGGGTCGTCGGGATGGTCGCGTGCGCGCTGTGGGCGAAGCGGCGTCCCGCGGTCGCGGCGGTGGTGGGCGCGGCGGTGCTGGTGTTCTCCAGCGCGCTCATCCGGCTTTCTCCGTACTTGCCCTATTCGACGCTGCTGCGGAACGTGACGCTGAGCGAAACCGTGGCGGGGTTCGAACTCGTCATGCTGGCCGTGCGGCGGCTGCGGCCCGGTGTCGCGTTCGCGACGACGTCGACGCTGGTGATCGGGTGCCTGATCGCGGTCATCGGGCGCCGGCCGACCTCGCTGACCGCGTCGGCCATCAGCACCTCGCTGGTGGCGGGTCTCGCCGTGCTGGTGGTCGCCATCGCGGTGGGGCTGCAGACGAGGGAAGGCAAGCACGCGCCCGCGAAGGCGGGCCTCACCAGGGAACTGCTGCGCGAGCACTGGCCGATCGCGGGTGCGCTGAGCCTCGTCGGGTTCCTCGACGTGTCCTGGACGATGACCTCCGGCAACGAGCGCGCCGTGCCGCTGCTGCTGTTCTCCCTCGCGGCCGCGGCGATGGCCATCTACTCGCACCGGCAGCCGGTGCGCGCGGGGATCGGCCTCGCCGCCGTGCTGCTCATGAGTGCGATCGCCGCGCCGCTGCTGGGCGTCAAAGGCCCGCTGGTCATCGGCGGCGGCATGCCGGTGACCCAGGTGTTCGCGGGTTTGATCCTGGTGGTCAACCTGATCCGCTTCGAACCCCGGCGCTCCGCGTGGACGCTCATCGGGGTACTCAGCGTGGTGGTCGCGCTCGCCGCGGGGATCAACGGCTCGGTGTCCGGCCGCACCGGCGCCCGGCACATGTTCGACCTGAGCACGATGCGCACCCTGTTCGTGATCGCCCTGCTGCTGCTCGGTATCGCGGTCGCGCTCGGGCTCTACCTGCGCTCGCGCGATTCGGAGCGCAAGCAGGTCGTGAAGGCGGCGGTGACCGACGCGCAGACCTCCGAGCGGATGGCGCTCGCGCGCGAACTGCACGACGTGGTGGCCCACCACGTCACCGGGATCGTGGTGCAGGCGCAGGCCGCGAAAATGATGGGGGAGAAGGATCCCCAGGTCGCGGTCGAGGCGATGGACCGCATCGAACACGCGGGCACCGAGGCGCTGGTCGCGATGCGGCGGCTGGTGCGCAGCATGCGCGGCGACGCCGCGACGGGCAGCGGCACCAGCGAGGTCACCGAGCAGGCCACCACGGATCTCGCCGCGGACCTGCGCAAGCTCGTCGGCGAGGCGAACCACGGCGTGCCCACCGAACTCGACCTGGACCTCCCTGGCACGGTGCCGCAGGAGGTGGCGCGGTCGGCGCTGCGGCTCGTGCAGGAATCGCTGACGAACATCGGCAAGCACGCCGCGGACGCGACGGAGGCCGTGGTGCTGGCGCACGTCAGCGGCGGCGAACTCCACCTGTGGATCCGCGACGACGGGCGCGCGCGGACGCCGGGCGAGGACCGGCGACCGGCCGGTGGCAGCGGCGGATACGGTCTCATCGGCATGCGCGAACGGGTCGAACTGCTGCACGGCAGGCTCGACGCCGGACCGGCACCGAACGGCGGCTGGCGCGTGGAGGCGTGGTTGCCGCTGGAAGGAGACGAATGA
- a CDS encoding response regulator: MISVVVVDDQELMRGGLRMVLGAQADIEVVGEAGDGAEAIRLAADLRPDVVLMDVRMPVLDGVEATKQIVDAGSARVLVMTTFDLDEYVYAALQNGASGFLLKDTPPDHLVSALRAVASGEAVVSPSVTRRLLDRFIGAGNQPLRDAAVLDALTDREREVLVLIAKGLSNIEIAGMLFLSEATVKTHVGRILSKLDLRDRVQAVVLAYETGLARPGAG; the protein is encoded by the coding sequence TTGATCTCGGTGGTGGTGGTCGACGACCAGGAGCTGATGCGCGGCGGGCTGCGCATGGTGCTCGGCGCGCAGGCCGACATCGAGGTGGTCGGCGAGGCGGGTGACGGCGCGGAGGCGATCCGGCTGGCCGCCGACCTGCGGCCGGACGTGGTGCTGATGGACGTGCGCATGCCGGTGCTGGACGGGGTGGAGGCGACGAAGCAGATCGTCGACGCCGGGTCCGCGCGCGTGCTGGTGATGACGACGTTCGACCTCGACGAGTACGTGTACGCGGCGCTGCAGAACGGGGCGAGCGGGTTCCTGTTGAAGGACACCCCGCCCGATCACCTGGTGTCGGCGCTGCGGGCGGTCGCCAGCGGCGAGGCGGTCGTGTCGCCGTCGGTGACGCGAAGGCTCCTCGACCGGTTCATCGGCGCCGGCAACCAGCCGCTGCGGGACGCCGCCGTGCTCGACGCGCTGACCGACCGCGAGCGCGAAGTGCTGGTGCTGATCGCGAAGGGCCTGTCGAACATCGAGATCGCGGGAATGCTGTTCCTGTCCGAGGCGACGGTGAAGACGCACGTCGGCCGCATCCTGTCCAAACTGGACCTGCGAGACCGGGTGCAGGCCGTGGTGCTCGCCTACGAAACCGGCCTCGCGAGGCCAGGCGCCGGTTAG
- a CDS encoding ABC transporter ATP-binding protein, whose product MIEATGLTKRYGKTLAVNNLSFSVESGRVTGFLGPNGAGKSTTMRMVLGLDNPSAGRVTIGGKPYHELKDPLRTVGALLDAKWVHPNRSARAHLAWMARSNRLPSSRVDEVLETVGLTSVAGKRAGGFSLGMSQRLGIAAALLGDPEVLLFDEPVNGLDPEGILWIRKFMHRLADEGRTVFVSSHLLSEMALTASQLVVIGKGQLISQSSTKDFVARASENTVKVRSPQLAQLRGALEQASAHLTPGEDDAIIVSGMDSEKIGELAAANGIVLHELAPQTGSLEQAFMQITGDSVEYHTGLENEAQHVLETAAN is encoded by the coding sequence ATGATCGAGGCGACCGGCCTCACCAAGCGCTACGGCAAGACGCTGGCGGTGAACAACCTTTCGTTCTCCGTCGAGTCCGGCCGGGTGACCGGCTTCCTCGGGCCGAACGGGGCGGGGAAGTCCACCACCATGCGGATGGTGCTCGGCCTCGACAACCCCAGCGCGGGCCGGGTGACGATCGGCGGCAAGCCGTACCACGAGCTGAAGGACCCGCTGCGCACCGTCGGCGCGCTCCTCGACGCGAAGTGGGTGCACCCCAACCGGTCCGCGCGAGCACACCTCGCCTGGATGGCGCGGTCCAACCGGCTGCCGTCGAGCCGCGTCGACGAGGTGCTCGAAACCGTCGGGCTGACCAGCGTCGCGGGCAAGCGCGCGGGCGGTTTCTCGCTCGGCATGTCGCAGCGGCTCGGGATCGCGGCCGCGCTGCTCGGCGACCCGGAGGTGCTGCTGTTCGACGAGCCGGTCAACGGGCTCGACCCGGAGGGCATCCTCTGGATCAGGAAGTTCATGCACCGCCTCGCCGACGAGGGGCGCACGGTGTTCGTGTCGAGCCACCTGCTCTCCGAGATGGCGCTCACCGCGAGCCAGCTCGTCGTGATCGGCAAGGGCCAGCTCATCTCGCAAAGCTCCACAAAGGACTTCGTGGCGCGTGCGTCGGAGAACACCGTCAAGGTGCGGAGCCCGCAGCTGGCCCAGCTGCGCGGCGCGCTGGAGCAGGCGAGCGCCCACCTCACGCCAGGCGAGGACGACGCCATCATCGTGTCCGGAATGGACAGTGAGAAGATCGGCGAGCTAGCCGCCGCCAACGGCATCGTGCTGCACGAGCTGGCGCCGCAGACCGGTTCGCTCGAACAGGCCTTCATGCAGATCACCGGCGATTCCGTGGAGTACCACACCGGCCTCGAAAACGAGGCGCAGCACGTGCTCGAGACCGCCGCCAACTAG
- a CDS encoding ABC transporter permease has protein sequence MTLLATERIKLFTTRSPWWCALLTLAVTVGFAALITGASDGPNSVATTQFGYQFGLPVIMVLAALSVTTEYRFGTMRTTFQAIPNRTAALLAKTTVVAVLALVIGELSAFGSWGIANVLKPSADLALNSSADWINVTGVGLVYALAAVIAIAVGLLIRHSAGAIALLMIYGLAVENLVRLIPNVGDDIYKWLPFNVANKFLTGSGATRGGAMEGPPLSTSTLGTWWALAYFAAFALVMLAIAITVTNKRDA, from the coding sequence ATGACTCTGCTCGCAACCGAACGCATCAAGCTGTTCACGACCCGGTCGCCGTGGTGGTGCGCGCTGCTGACCCTCGCGGTGACCGTCGGCTTCGCCGCGCTGATCACCGGCGCCTCGGACGGCCCCAACTCGGTGGCCACCACGCAGTTCGGCTACCAGTTCGGACTGCCGGTGATCATGGTGCTCGCCGCGCTGTCGGTGACCACCGAATACCGCTTCGGCACCATGCGGACCACCTTCCAGGCCATCCCCAACCGCACCGCCGCGCTGCTCGCCAAGACCACCGTGGTCGCGGTGCTCGCGCTGGTGATCGGCGAGCTCTCGGCGTTCGGCTCGTGGGGCATCGCGAACGTGCTGAAGCCGTCCGCCGACCTCGCGCTGAACAGCTCCGCCGACTGGATCAACGTGACCGGGGTCGGGCTGGTCTACGCCCTCGCCGCCGTCATCGCGATCGCGGTCGGGCTGCTGATCCGGCACAGCGCCGGTGCCATCGCGCTGCTGATGATCTACGGGCTCGCGGTGGAGAACCTGGTCCGCCTCATCCCGAACGTCGGCGACGACATCTACAAGTGGCTTCCGTTCAACGTGGCCAACAAGTTCCTCACCGGGAGCGGCGCGACGCGGGGCGGCGCGATGGAAGGTCCGCCGCTGTCGACCTCGACGCTCGGCACCTGGTGGGCGCTGGCCTACTTCGCCGCCTTCGCCCTCGTGATGCTCGCGATCGCGATCACCGTCACCAACAAGCGCGACGCGTAA